The proteins below come from a single Dermacentor albipictus isolate Rhodes 1998 colony chromosome 7, USDA_Dalb.pri_finalv2, whole genome shotgun sequence genomic window:
- the LOC139048093 gene encoding uncharacterized protein has protein sequence MDNTQSPTPESTTIKVRYQRNHYGHKPEIQHLGMSDNEKASVAENLERGVPMKTILKRIRTSVASKLRPVHLAECSTLHNIKRQFNIAAPERCHTNDAVSVDMWVLVMKEKGETLVRLYKAQGAVDPSGTFSSADFALVLMTEPQKELLEKLGPAGTVCLDSTHGTIEYLFDLTTLLVLDKVASVVAIAYFICNHMNEQTLTAFFKYLESAMAKKVAAKTLISDDASQFYKAWSRVMGAAKQKLLCAWHVDNNWRKKTLECVERQLRPHVYHSVWLLLEFLVEKAFEDYFKQFLSSEEEKLRDFLKYFKDHYAVRPQEWAYRFRTRAAVNTNMHLESKHRTLKRTMLERKQNKHGDKLISALMDLTNHFLMKRASQMMKGAKGKERRTI, from the coding sequence atggacaacactcagagtccgacacctgaaagcaccaccataaaagtcaggtatcaaagaaaccattatggtcataaaccagaaattcagcacttggGAATGAGTGACAACGAAAAGGCCAGCGTAGCAGAGAACCTAGAAAGGGGTGTGCCCATGAAAACCATTCTAAAGCGAAtaagaacatctgtggcatccaagctgaggccagtgcacttggcagagtgctcaaccctgcataacatcaaacggcagtttaacattgctgctcctgaacgttgtcacactaatgacgctgtcagtgtagacatgtgggtgcttgtgatgaaagaaaaaggtgaaacacttgtccgcctgtacaaggcacaaggtgcagtggacccaagtggtacattttcttcagcagactttgctcttgttctgatgacagagcctcagaaggagctactagaaaaattgggccctgcagggactgtatgtcttgactccacacatgGTACTATAGAGTACCTGTTTGACCTGACCACGCTTCTGGTGCTAGATAAAGTAGCATCAGTTGTAgctatagcttatttcatctgcaaccacatgaacgagcaaactttgacagcattcttcaaatatctggagtcggccatggccaaaaaagtggccgctaagacattgatatctgatgatgcctcgcaattctacaaagcatggtccagggtcatgggtgccgcaaaacagaaacttctctgtgcctggcatgtggataacaattggcgtaagaagacactcgagtgtgtagagagacagctaaggccacatgtttaccatagtgtgtggctactcttagagttcctcgtggaaaaggcatttgaagattattttaagcaattcctttctagtgaggaagaaaaactgagggacttcctcaagtacttcaaagaccactatgcagttaggccgcaagagtgggcctatcgctttaggactagagcagctgtcaacactaacatgcaccttgagagcaagcacaggacgttaaagcgtactatgctggagagaaaacagaataagcatggtgacaaactaatttctgccctcatggacttgacaaatcattttttaatgaaaagggctagccagatgatgaaaggggcaaagggtaagGAGCGGAGAACAATTTAG